The following proteins are co-located in the Streptomyces bottropensis ATCC 25435 genome:
- a CDS encoding ABC transporter substrate-binding protein, which translates to MQRGIIGLAIAAVTFTVATGCGSSSSTTGGSSPSDGDKATQVKVGVIPIVDVAPLYLGEKKGFFGSRGIELELVTAQGGAAIIPGVVSGEFQFGFSNVTSLMIAQSKGVPVKSVVNGVASTGVTGKDVTGVAVQKDSEVKSAKDLAGKTVAVNTLKNIGDTTVQESVRKDGGDPSKVKFVELPFDQMPAALDSGRVDAAWMAEPALTIAKGQGARVVASPFADTDPKLTVATYFASTKLAQEDPELVKKFTEAMTESLEYAAEHPDEARQILTTYTKISGEVLKNLTLPSWTAEYDMKSLEKLASLGEQDGLFGGKKPDLDALFS; encoded by the coding sequence ATGCAAAGAGGCATCATCGGGCTTGCCATAGCAGCGGTCACGTTCACGGTCGCGACCGGATGCGGATCCTCGTCTTCTACGACAGGCGGTTCCTCGCCCTCGGACGGGGACAAGGCAACGCAGGTCAAGGTAGGGGTCATTCCCATCGTCGATGTGGCGCCGCTGTATCTGGGAGAGAAGAAGGGCTTCTTCGGCAGTCGCGGCATCGAGCTGGAGTTGGTGACCGCCCAGGGTGGCGCCGCGATCATCCCCGGTGTCGTGAGCGGCGAGTTCCAGTTCGGGTTCAGCAATGTCACCTCGCTGATGATCGCGCAGTCCAAGGGAGTGCCGGTCAAGTCCGTGGTCAACGGTGTCGCCTCCACCGGCGTCACCGGGAAGGATGTCACGGGAGTCGCGGTCCAGAAGGACAGCGAGGTCAAGTCCGCGAAGGACCTCGCAGGGAAGACAGTGGCTGTCAACACCCTCAAGAACATCGGGGACACCACCGTCCAGGAGTCGGTGCGCAAGGACGGAGGAGACCCCTCGAAGGTCAAGTTCGTCGAGTTGCCGTTCGACCAGATGCCGGCCGCGCTGGACAGCGGACGGGTCGACGCCGCCTGGATGGCCGAGCCGGCGCTGACCATCGCCAAGGGACAGGGCGCCCGTGTCGTGGCGTCCCCGTTCGCCGACACCGACCCGAAGCTCACCGTCGCGACGTACTTCGCCTCCACCAAGCTGGCGCAGGAGGACCCCGAGCTGGTGAAGAAGTTCACCGAGGCGATGACCGAGTCCCTGGAGTACGCCGCGGAACACCCCGACGAAGCGCGCCAGATCCTCACCACCTACACCAAGATCAGCGGTGAGGTGCTGAAGAACCTGACGCTGCCGAGCTGGACCGCGGAGTACGACATGAAGTCCCTGGAGAAGCTCGCCTCCCTCGGCGAGCAGGACGGCCTCTTCGGCGGCAAGAAGCCCGACCTGGACGCCCTGTTCTCATGA
- a CDS encoding ABC transporter permease, with amino-acid sequence MLRGAAGLVGLVVLLQVLPHTGLVSADYLPPASEMGRALWQVLAEDAFWTALGDTLTGWGIGLAIAVVAGVTAGIVIGSVPVLRAATASTIEFLRPIPSVALIPVAVLLYGTDLRSKLLLVVYASFWQVLVQVLAGMQDVDPVADDTARSYQLGTWGRVRHVMWPTALPYVMTGVRLAATVALVLAITAELVIGSPGLGNQIAVAQTSGAVPDVYALVLVTGLLGIAINLVARAVERRALHWHQSIRREG; translated from the coding sequence ATGTTGCGTGGGGCAGCGGGCCTGGTGGGCCTGGTGGTCCTGCTTCAAGTGCTGCCCCACACCGGTCTGGTCTCCGCCGACTACCTCCCGCCCGCGTCGGAGATGGGCCGGGCCCTGTGGCAGGTGCTCGCCGAGGACGCGTTCTGGACCGCGCTCGGCGACACCTTGACCGGGTGGGGTATCGGACTGGCCATCGCCGTCGTGGCGGGCGTGACGGCGGGCATCGTGATCGGATCGGTGCCCGTGCTGCGGGCGGCGACCGCCTCGACGATCGAGTTCCTGCGGCCCATCCCGTCGGTGGCGCTGATCCCGGTGGCCGTACTGCTCTACGGCACGGACCTGAGATCGAAACTGCTGCTGGTGGTGTACGCCTCCTTCTGGCAGGTCCTCGTCCAGGTGCTGGCCGGGATGCAGGACGTCGACCCGGTCGCTGACGACACCGCCCGCAGCTACCAGCTGGGCACGTGGGGACGGGTGCGCCACGTCATGTGGCCCACCGCGCTGCCGTATGTGATGACGGGCGTACGGCTGGCCGCCACCGTGGCGCTGGTCCTGGCGATCACCGCCGAACTCGTCATCGGCTCGCCTGGGCTGGGCAACCAGATCGCTGTCGCCCAGACCTCCGGCGCGGTACCCGACGTCTACGCCCTGGTCCTGGTCACCGGGCTGCTGGGCATCGCGATCAACCTGGTGGCCCGTGCCGTCGAGCGGCGGGCGCTGCACTGGCATCAGTCCATCCGCAGGGAAGGGTAG
- a CDS encoding ABC transporter permease, which translates to MIRTTVLNAARRASLVLGLPLVLFGLWWSLTAGSTDFYSPPLSTILGRFADVWTGERLASDVVPSVMRLTAGYLLAVIVGVGLGLVIGMSRLVRDFLEPVMELFRAIPPPVLVPIIMLFAGIGDTMKVLVIVSGCMWPILLNTVEGVRAVDEVLSDTCRSYGITGTRRLWHLVLRSASPQIVTGMRQSLSIGIILMVISEMFAASNGLGFAVVQFQRSFAIPEMWSGVLLLGLLGFVLSLLFRFTENRVLAWYHGLRRAQRNP; encoded by the coding sequence ATGATCCGGACGACTGTCCTCAACGCGGCCCGTCGGGCCTCGCTGGTCCTGGGCCTGCCCCTGGTCCTGTTCGGACTGTGGTGGTCCCTCACCGCCGGCAGCACCGACTTCTACAGCCCTCCGCTCTCCACCATCCTGGGGAGATTCGCAGACGTCTGGACGGGCGAGCGGCTGGCATCCGACGTGGTCCCCAGCGTGATGCGGCTGACCGCCGGCTATCTGCTGGCCGTCATCGTCGGAGTCGGGCTGGGGCTGGTGATCGGCATGAGCCGCCTCGTGCGCGACTTCCTGGAGCCGGTCATGGAGCTCTTCAGGGCCATACCGCCCCCGGTGCTGGTACCGATCATCATGCTCTTCGCGGGCATCGGCGACACCATGAAGGTGCTCGTCATCGTCAGCGGGTGCATGTGGCCGATCCTGCTCAACACGGTCGAGGGTGTCCGTGCCGTCGACGAGGTACTCAGCGACACCTGCCGCTCGTACGGCATCACCGGCACTCGACGCCTGTGGCACCTGGTACTGCGCTCGGCGAGCCCGCAGATCGTCACCGGCATGCGTCAGTCCCTGTCGATCGGCATCATCCTCATGGTCATCAGCGAGATGTTCGCCGCCAGCAACGGACTCGGGTTCGCCGTCGTGCAGTTCCAGCGGTCCTTCGCCATCCCCGAGATGTGGAGCGGCGTCCTGCTGCTCGGCCTGCTCGGTTTCGTCCTGTCGCTGCTCTTCCGGTTCACGGAGAACCGGGTCCTGGCCTGGTACCACGGCTTGCGCCGGGCTCAGCGCAATCCCTGA
- a CDS encoding ABC transporter ATP-binding protein produces MLDVRNLQKIYTGRNRSVEALRNLTFHIAAGELVCLVGPSGCGKTTLLKCMAGLLDPTSGEVRLEGRPIAGPPPAMAVVFQEYGRSLFAWMNVRDNVALPLRRKKLGKARENELVDHALEVVGLADAHHAYPWQLSGGMQQRVAIARAVAFEPKVLLMDEPFAAVDAQTRAELEDLIRRLWHDLGVTVLFVTHDIDEAVYLGQRTIILSKSPTVVQEDLTIDLPDERDQLHTRSSTRFAELRAHVYEQIQRAKHLSGDTDTEAPDRSKDFAAQEAGA; encoded by the coding sequence ATGCTCGACGTACGCAATCTGCAGAAGATCTACACCGGACGCAACCGCAGCGTCGAAGCTCTGCGGAACCTGACCTTTCATATCGCTGCCGGAGAACTGGTGTGTCTGGTCGGACCGTCGGGGTGCGGCAAGACGACTCTGCTGAAATGCATGGCGGGGCTGCTCGACCCCACCAGCGGCGAGGTCCGTCTGGAAGGCCGTCCCATCGCGGGACCGCCACCCGCCATGGCCGTCGTGTTCCAGGAGTACGGCCGGTCCCTGTTCGCCTGGATGAACGTGCGCGACAACGTGGCCCTGCCGCTTCGCCGCAAGAAGCTGGGCAAGGCCAGGGAGAACGAACTGGTCGACCACGCGCTGGAGGTGGTCGGTCTCGCCGATGCCCACCACGCCTACCCCTGGCAACTCTCGGGAGGAATGCAGCAGCGCGTCGCGATCGCCCGCGCCGTCGCGTTCGAACCGAAGGTGCTGCTGATGGACGAGCCGTTCGCAGCCGTCGACGCACAGACGCGCGCCGAGCTGGAGGACCTCATCAGGCGCCTGTGGCACGACCTGGGCGTCACCGTCCTGTTCGTCACCCATGACATCGACGAAGCGGTCTACCTCGGCCAGCGGACCATCATCCTGTCCAAGTCGCCGACCGTCGTGCAGGAGGATCTGACCATCGATCTCCCCGACGAGCGCGACCAGCTGCACACCCGCTCCAGCACGCGATTCGCCGAACTGCGCGCGCACGTCTACGAACAGATCCAACGCGCGAAACACCTCAGCGGCGACACGGACACGGAGGCGCCCGACCGCAGCAAGGACTTCGCCGCACAGGAGGCCGGGGCCTGA
- a CDS encoding alpha/beta hydrolase, whose translation MAFSSRVQARGIQLLLGRMMSRVHKDLRFTDVPKRTETLRVETGAGPVTCTVYRPPATTGSLAPAYVNFHGGGFVVGRPEQDDHICRSIAATAGCVVINVDYAVAPQRQFPVPVTQAYDVTAWVAEHGPEGGWDGSRLAVGGHSAGANLTAAVCRLARDRGTFSPRLQIIDSAPLDQLADPATKQSLIAKPLLSPQLMRIFTAAYVPNPADRAHPLVSPALSDDLAGLPPALVITAENDRLRDEGDAYAKALEAAGVPVTHRVFEGVDHYFTHTGPVPAAKQAIDLMATTLRSALND comes from the coding sequence ATGGCGTTCAGTTCAAGAGTCCAGGCCAGAGGCATCCAACTGCTGCTCGGCCGCATGATGTCCCGCGTGCACAAGGACCTGCGCTTCACCGACGTCCCCAAGCGCACCGAAACCCTCCGGGTGGAGACCGGTGCCGGACCGGTGACCTGCACCGTCTACCGCCCGCCGGCCACGACCGGATCCCTCGCTCCCGCGTACGTCAACTTCCACGGCGGTGGTTTCGTGGTCGGCCGCCCGGAGCAGGACGACCACATCTGCCGCTCCATCGCCGCCACGGCCGGCTGTGTGGTGATCAACGTGGACTACGCCGTCGCCCCGCAGCGGCAGTTCCCCGTTCCCGTGACCCAGGCGTACGACGTCACCGCGTGGGTCGCCGAGCACGGTCCCGAGGGCGGCTGGGACGGTTCGCGCCTCGCGGTGGGCGGGCACAGTGCCGGAGCCAACCTGACCGCCGCGGTCTGCCGCCTGGCCCGGGACCGCGGCACCTTCTCGCCCCGCCTCCAGATCATCGACTCCGCACCGCTCGACCAGCTCGCCGACCCGGCCACCAAGCAGTCCCTCATAGCCAAACCGCTGCTCAGCCCTCAGCTCATGCGGATCTTCACCGCCGCCTACGTCCCGAATCCCGCCGACCGCGCGCATCCCCTCGTCTCTCCCGCACTCTCCGACGACCTCGCCGGACTTCCTCCCGCCCTGGTCATCACCGCGGAGAACGACCGCCTGCGCGACGAAGGCGACGCCTATGCCAAGGCTCTGGAGGCCGCCGGCGTCCCGGTCACCCACCGTGTCTTCGAGGGGGTCGACCACTACTTCACCCACACCGGCCCGGTGCCGGCGGCGAAACAGGCCATCGATCTGATGGCCACCACCTTGCGCAGCGCACTCAACGACTGA
- a CDS encoding IclR family transcriptional regulator domain-containing protein codes for MTAEVAASEVDGAATEQVPTEAVGPLIRGIAVLKALADAGGQEDLQELANRTSLARATLDRITVTLGAMGYVHIEGRRAVLAPPLMELGNAYLTAARIPELLGPRADALAEELDEGVTLTVPDRHGAHFVHSAERDRRMGIVCSIGDRLPLDASAPGALLAATWSPAEWEHHRAHHPCVRGAKLIEACTDDLRERATAAKANGWSLDDQWLEPGLIALGHPVHAPDGDLVCVVNVVSLIGRYPSAEALARAALPAVRSAVADMEQQLRTPPPEPPAAAVRPLLDTEVSKPGRGIIESLVRGLSVLTAFGPGRDALRNAEIARLTGLPRATVRRALITLDHLGYVTGQDGLYRPNAAILSLGYAPLSRLSLAQLAQPHLTALSHRLSDSASMTVLSGSEILYVARAAPARLMTVHATVGTRLPAYATAMGRVLLAGLPRNECAAILASSAPTSLTAQTVTDLNELIRLVAQADDDGYALLDGELEVGLRSMAVPVRSRDGKVRAAINVAMHSSRRSVTECLEEVLPALHAAAAGIERDLGPVSSTKT; via the coding sequence ATGACGGCCGAGGTCGCGGCCAGTGAGGTGGACGGCGCCGCAACGGAGCAGGTGCCCACCGAGGCGGTCGGCCCTCTGATACGTGGGATCGCCGTCCTCAAGGCTCTTGCGGACGCCGGCGGGCAGGAGGACCTGCAAGAGCTCGCGAACCGCACCAGCCTCGCACGGGCCACCCTCGACCGCATCACCGTCACCCTCGGCGCCATGGGCTACGTCCACATCGAGGGGCGTAGAGCCGTGCTGGCCCCGCCACTGATGGAGCTGGGCAACGCTTACCTGACTGCTGCCAGGATTCCCGAACTCCTGGGACCACGGGCCGACGCGCTGGCCGAGGAACTGGACGAGGGGGTCACCCTGACCGTGCCGGACCGGCACGGCGCCCATTTCGTCCACTCGGCGGAGCGCGACCGGCGGATGGGAATCGTCTGCAGCATCGGCGACAGGCTGCCACTCGACGCCTCGGCGCCGGGCGCGCTGCTGGCCGCCACCTGGAGCCCCGCCGAATGGGAACACCACCGGGCGCACCACCCCTGCGTGCGCGGCGCGAAACTCATCGAGGCGTGTACGGACGATCTCCGCGAACGCGCCACCGCCGCGAAAGCCAACGGCTGGTCCCTCGACGACCAGTGGCTGGAGCCCGGCCTGATCGCCCTCGGCCACCCCGTCCATGCCCCGGACGGGGACCTGGTGTGCGTGGTGAACGTGGTCAGCCTCATCGGACGCTACCCGAGCGCGGAAGCGCTGGCACGGGCCGCGCTGCCCGCTGTGCGGAGCGCCGTGGCGGACATGGAACAACAACTGCGCACACCGCCGCCGGAACCACCGGCCGCGGCGGTCAGACCACTGCTCGATACCGAAGTCTCCAAGCCCGGGCGCGGAATCATCGAGTCCCTCGTCCGCGGCCTGAGCGTGCTGACCGCCTTCGGCCCGGGCCGCGACGCCCTCAGGAACGCCGAGATAGCCCGTCTCACCGGCCTGCCACGGGCAACCGTACGGCGCGCGCTGATCACGCTGGACCACCTCGGGTATGTCACCGGTCAGGACGGGCTGTACCGGCCCAACGCCGCGATCCTCTCGCTGGGCTACGCCCCGTTGTCGCGTCTGTCTCTGGCGCAATTGGCCCAACCCCATCTCACGGCCCTGTCCCACCGGCTCTCCGACTCCGCGTCCATGACAGTGCTCTCCGGTTCGGAGATCCTTTACGTCGCCCGCGCTGCCCCCGCCCGCCTGATGACGGTCCACGCCACAGTGGGCACACGACTGCCCGCGTACGCCACCGCGATGGGCCGCGTACTGCTCGCCGGCCTGCCCAGGAACGAATGCGCCGCGATCCTCGCCTCCTCAGCTCCGACGTCCCTCACCGCGCAGACGGTGACGGATCTCAATGAACTGATCCGGCTTGTCGCACAGGCCGACGACGACGGATACGCCCTGCTCGACGGGGAACTCGAAGTCGGTCTGCGCTCGATGGCCGTGCCGGTCCGCAGCCGGGACGGCAAGGTGCGCGCCGCGATCAACGTCGCCATGCACTCCAGTCGGCGTTCGGTCACCGAATGCCTCGAGGAGGTCCTGCCCGCGCTCCACGCCGCGGCGGCAGGTATCGAACGTGACCTGGGGCCGGTCTCCTCGACCAAGACCTGA
- a CDS encoding alpha/beta hydrolase translates to MARDIAYAPAQPADSQGHLLDLYIPRSQRPVPLVIFTGGSAWMADNGRQGADQVAAQLNPHGFAVAGVSVRSSSQAEFPAQLHDIKGAIRWLRAHAQVYHLDPRRFAIMGDSSGGWTSAMAAVTGDLPRLEGDVGVRGPSSAVQAAVPFYPPTDFSQMDAHMLDDCKVFNQLLGTTDCHSDARSPESRLLGCPIKDCPDKVAAANPLTYVTDRPLPPTLIFHGEQDPLVPYHQGRLLRDALASAKANVRMISLPHAGHGPISSMLGDPDTRRDAYEEYARHGHTTPPVPVTPSWQTIVSFLTSELRPAAR, encoded by the coding sequence GTGGCCAGGGACATCGCCTACGCGCCGGCCCAGCCGGCCGACAGCCAGGGCCACCTGTTGGACCTGTACATCCCCCGGTCGCAGCGGCCGGTTCCGTTGGTGATCTTCACGGGAGGCTCGGCGTGGATGGCCGACAACGGCCGACAGGGCGCTGACCAGGTCGCCGCCCAGCTCAACCCGCATGGGTTCGCGGTGGCGGGTGTGTCGGTCCGTTCCAGCTCACAGGCCGAGTTCCCGGCCCAGCTCCACGACATCAAGGGCGCCATACGCTGGCTGCGGGCGCACGCCCAGGTTTACCACCTCGACCCTCGACGCTTCGCGATCATGGGTGATTCCTCGGGGGGCTGGACCTCGGCGATGGCCGCGGTCACCGGAGACCTCCCGCGACTGGAGGGAGACGTGGGAGTGCGCGGTCCGTCCAGCGCGGTACAGGCGGCCGTGCCGTTCTACCCGCCGACTGATTTTTCCCAGATGGATGCGCACATGCTGGACGACTGCAAGGTGTTCAACCAGCTCCTGGGGACGACCGACTGCCACTCGGACGCACGCTCACCCGAATCGCGGCTGCTCGGCTGTCCCATCAAGGACTGCCCGGACAAGGTCGCGGCCGCGAACCCTCTCACCTACGTCACCGACCGGCCCCTGCCCCCGACGCTGATCTTCCACGGCGAGCAGGACCCCTTGGTGCCTTACCACCAGGGCCGACTGCTGCGCGACGCCCTGGCCTCCGCCAAAGCCAATGTGCGTATGATCTCCCTCCCGCACGCCGGTCACGGTCCGATTTCCAGCATGCTGGGCGACCCCGACACCCGCCGGGACGCCTACGAGGAATACGCACGGCACGGTCACACCACGCCGCCTGTTCCCGTGACACCGTCGTGGCAGACCATCGTCTCCTTCCTGACGTCCGAGTTGCGTCCCGCGGCGAGGTAG
- a CDS encoding thiopeptide-type bacteriocin biosynthesis protein — protein MVVRAQVPCWRLRVQASPDARIKDAVAQVTEALDSALSWGVAKGWWSSLYEPETIAFGGTEGLMLGHTLFHTDSVGVLHYHQHAAEGTGGLLGAKETSLLVTALFLRAAGLEWGEQGDVWGQIEARRPLPEDVSPDQVSRMADTLRRLLTLDAGPTLTDGPLVPLGNWVTGMERGGRTLADAARAGSLQLGLRGILARHVLFHWDRMGFTTRQQAIWARAARETVLGS, from the coding sequence ATGGTGGTTCGTGCGCAAGTCCCTTGCTGGCGCCTGCGCGTCCAGGCGAGCCCGGACGCGCGAATCAAAGACGCCGTCGCGCAGGTCACCGAAGCCCTCGACAGCGCACTGTCCTGGGGCGTGGCCAAGGGGTGGTGGTCCTCCCTGTACGAGCCGGAAACCATCGCGTTCGGTGGTACGGAAGGATTGATGCTCGGGCACACCCTGTTCCACACCGACAGCGTCGGCGTCCTCCACTACCACCAGCACGCCGCCGAAGGCACCGGCGGCCTCCTCGGAGCCAAAGAGACCTCCCTCCTCGTCACCGCCCTGTTCCTGCGGGCGGCCGGACTGGAATGGGGAGAACAAGGAGACGTCTGGGGGCAGATCGAAGCCCGACGGCCACTCCCCGAAGACGTGTCCCCGGACCAGGTCAGCCGCATGGCGGACACGCTACGGCGCCTCCTGACGCTCGACGCCGGCCCCACACTCACCGACGGCCCACTTGTGCCGTTGGGGAACTGGGTGACAGGCATGGAGCGGGGTGGCCGAACCCTCGCGGACGCGGCACGTGCGGGCAGCCTTCAGCTCGGCCTGCGCGGCATCCTGGCACGGCACGTCCTCTTCCACTGGGACCGCATGGGTTTCACCACGCGCCAGCAAGCCATCTGGGCACGAGCGGCACGTGAGACGGTCCTCGGTAGTTGA